agcgactaagcttcgtccatatctttcgcatacgagctccgttttcgactttatttatatccacatgttggtatttatgagtactacaacttttatttagaccctgttggctaattctcattctatctcggatttataaaactgtatcgaatttatcgcgctcgaagagtagagagtaagcttcgtccatatctatCTCATACTATCTCCattttcgaagttctttatatccatgcataggtaaaaataatatctacaactttcattttgactccgttggctaattctcgatcgatcataaatttaacagtaggaggcgtttagactattaaattaccgcgaagaattcgtaactccttcatacgaactccgttttcgtccatatttttaccattgagttcctatgtATGAGATAtttaactctcatttaggttacgtcagccaaaaactgctcgaactaaaattcgagtctCGGGCTGTACAATtctaagccgaaactttgaaaaatcataacttcctcgtacgaagtcagatttgggcgttctttttatggattttcttgtTTTAACATACTATATGACTTTGttttagataactaaggctaaaaagtcttttaTCATAAATTCgctttttacgcttcccggtgccgtgccggttttgtcgtaaaacttcgacggaccataacttcttcgttataattcgaatttcggcgttctttatatgtacggaaaccttgtgacatatactataacttggttaagattatttattctaaataatcttttgcctgaaaagtcgttttcaacccctattatccttaaattgactagcccggatcaaCGGGCGTTCCATACTACcactatcttttatacaaagatcTATAACCTTTTCTTGGTGTTGTTATCCAGTTAGAATCTTATTAAGCTTCACATATGAAAGAAATAATAAGTGAATAAACATAATCAGAATATTATTACAAAGAAATTTCATTTATTGTAGGAAAGACATTACATGAAAAATAAATGAAGGAATAATAGGTTTACCAgaacaataatataaatttttAGTCTATGTCTTCCATGTCATTGTAGAAATCTCCAAAAGTTAGTAGATTGCATTCAACATTATCATTGAGGTTTGCTTCTTTTCCTTTTCCTACAATGGACTCTTGATAAAGTTGACAAAGATGTGCAGGTGTGAGATAGGTCATTGGTCAATGACATATGCTACCACATCTATAATATGAACCATCGTCTTTTTATGAGGTCCTAGTATCATGTGTTGCCACTTTTTGGCTTTGTCTTGTGTATAAATATTGTTTCTTTATGAAGATTGGTAATTATTCCTTTTCTAGCCACGACCACGATTATTACCTTGTCCATGACCAAAATTATGGTTCTGATCTTAGCTTTGGTTTCTATTAAAATAGCTAGGGCATCATCCTCGACCACGACCAAGCCCTAGTCCACGTGTATTGTTTCGATGAGTATTCGTATTTGTATCATTTTCTTCAAGAAGTGTTACTGATCCCACTGGATGAGATTCATGGTTTTCATCAAGAGCTCATTGTTTTGTTTTGCAACAAGCAGGTATGCATTCAGTTCAGAATGTCTTGTGAACTTTTGCGAATAAATCTGAGTTGTATTTATTTACTTTCTTGAAGTCTTGACACCTCAGTGTTCTCCATTGATCTCTAGCATTTGGAAGTATCACTTCCTTTTGATGATCAATCTTTCTTTCAAAAGATTCCAGAGAATACTTGAATCTATAATATCAAGATATTCAAATCTCAACATTTCATCAATATGTTTACAAAGGAAAACTTGTGTTTTTCCCTTGTCTTGTGCCAATCAATTATTAAATTCATATATAGTATTTGAGATTCACATGGATTCAATATACATTTTTTCATGTATCATCTATGGCACATAGTTTTTCCCACTAACATCAAGCGCTACAAACTCGAGTTTTACGATGTTGGACATATTGTAACtataaattttaaacaaaatagaaaaattaaaattaaaatccatttatttcaataaatattacacaaaaaaacGGTAAAGCTAACATTACATAAAAGCCTTAAAGTAGATGAAATTTCTTATTATCTTCAATGTTAAGGATTGAGATGAAAAGTAACATGACTATTATAGTCATGATtatcataaaatgatgattaaagTTTGATTTTTTGAAACTGATTTGTTTGATAGAAAAGAGAAATATATGTTGTGGGTAAAATAAGCAGGGTAAAGATgattatttataatataaaatataatccatgtttttgttgtttataactgttgcatatatatatatatatatatatatatatatatatatatatatatatatatatatatatatatatatatatatatatattttcgttgtgtacatatgtatatgtattttaaaaaTCACTTAATAAGACTTATAACTAATACATAATTTTACTTGGTATAACTTTATTAATTacaaacataaataaatactagtaaatgtttaaataaaattatgaagagtatataaaatataaataaacattGACATATATAAATAAACGTTAGTATATGTAAATAAAAATTAGTTGCATAATTTATATGTTAGTATGTATAAATGAAAATTAGTTGcataatataaatattagtatgcctaaataaaagtttgttgcaTAACGTAATGTTAGTGTGCATAAAAATTAGAATATATAAAGAATTGTTagcataaatttttttttttgttagtaGTCCATTATGTCCGTAATAAGTAAGTTTTATTAATTcaatagtatttttttttaatataatggaggtttttataattaataatattttactaAGTAATACATAgatgtgatttgtatttgtttaatgatttggaTAAGAGCTTTGGTGTTGATAAGGTTTTACTTGTATAGGCTGTATTAATAGACATAAAATAGCTCCCATCCCAAAAAGGTCTTCATCCATTATTGTCAAGACACATCTCCTTCGTGTCACTTGTATTAATAGATTTGAGTTGATTCATTATCGGAAATCAATGTATCACCATCAAAACGTTTAGAGGTTGGATTTATAACACTCAAGGTATCAATATATTACAAAATGTCGTTAGTACCCACACTTGTGGACTGTGAGAAAATTCAGGAGATCCAACGGGCAGAAGGTCTTGCCAACATTCTTGCCATTGGCACTGCAACTCCTTCCAATTTTTTTTATCAGTCTGATTACCCCGACTACTATTTTCGTCTTACCAATAGCGAGCATATGGTTAATCTTAAACAGAAATTTATACGGATTTGTAAGTTTTTTCTTCAACTATTCAGGCATTCTTAATTTTTGCATAATACTTCTTCCGTAACTTAGAATATCTCTGATTAGTTTATTAGAATAAGGAAATATgacatttaaaatttttaatccaAAAAAATAACTACAAGAAATATCTTCCAACTAATATGATATAAAGTTCCTGCTTCTAGGTGACAAAACGCTGATAAAGAAACGACACTTCTTCTTCACTGAAGAGATTCTCAAAGAGAATCCAAACATTTGCGAGTACATGGCTCCATCTTTGAATGCTCGCCATGATTTGGTTGTTACCGAACTCCCAAAGCTTGGTATGGAAGCTGCCACTATAGCCATTGAAGAATGGGGACTCCCAAAATCTAAGATAACCCATCTCATCTTTTGCACTACATCCTGCGTTGACATGCCAGGTGCTGACTATTATCTCACCAAGCTTCTTGAGCTCTCTCCTTCGGTCAAACGATTCATGATGTATCACCAGGCATGCTGCGGTGGGGGAATGGCCATTCCTCTTGCGAAAGATCTTTGTGAAAATAACAAGGGTTCACGTGTCCTTGTTGTATGCGCAGAGATAACAGCTATCCTCTTTCATGGACCAAATGAGAATGACCTTGATTCCCTCGTTGGTCAAGCTCTCTTTAGTAATGGAGCTTCTGCGATCATTATGGGATCAGATCCAGACTTATCAATGGAACACTCTATATTTGAGATTGTTACCACATCTCAGACAATCTTACCAAATACTGAAAAGCTGTTGACCATACACTTGAGGGAGGCTGGACTGACTTTTAAATTGCACAAGGATATACCGAAGGTAATCTCGGAGAATATAGAGGATGTGTTACTACATGCGTTTTCTCCATTAGGTATAAGTGATTGGAACTCACTCTTCTGGATAGTCCATCCAGGTGGTCGTGCTATACTGGACCTGGTAGAGCAAAAGCTTAAACTTACGGAGGAGAAGTTCAGGGCTAGCAGACATGTGCTAAGTGAATATGGGAACTTAGCAAGTGCTAGTGTGTTATTTGTCATTGAAGAGATGAGGAAGAAATCCATTAAAGAAGGGAAAAGCACCAATGGTGAAGGTTTGGATTGGGGTGTTTTGCTCGGATTTGGCCCGGGTTTGACTGTTGAGACTATAGTACTTCTTCGTAGCCTTCCTGTTAGTACACCGCTATCTCTCGCAAGTTGATTTTTGTTGTTGAACTTTTAGTTATGTTAATGTGAGATGGTGGTTAATTAATAAATGACATTAATTAATTAGTTTGAGGAATCACATCCTGTTTTGATAATTGTAAGATGAGTTTTTGTTGACAGGTTGTAATAATAATCTTCATGATAATACATCAGATTGTTTTCGTTGTACGAAATAAACATGTGAACGATCTGGTGATTCATAAATATAGTGAATAAGATTTAATGTggatattttttttcttgaactaTGTTTTGTTTCCTTGAATCTCATCTCCAACTTTGCTTTGTGTTACAAACATAAAGGTATAATGTTTTATTGTCGTAGAAAATCATTAGTGTTTTGATTCCTTTTGGTGCATGTTGGATTTTTCTCGTGCTCACACTGTTATCAGTGATTTTGCATTTTCCTTGTGCTAACAAAATTATTATTGCTTTTTAACATTTATGTCTAGTTTTTAGGTTTCGGATATGCCTTCTATTTTAAgataaaattaagaaaaaaataatgGGAAAGAAAAAATCGTGTAGCAACAAAGCAAAAGTAAGTTGTCTTTTAATT
The genomic region above belongs to Lactuca sativa cultivar Salinas chromosome 4, Lsat_Salinas_v11, whole genome shotgun sequence and contains:
- the LOC111901848 gene encoding chalcone synthase 3 — protein: MSLVPTLVDCEKIQEIQRAEGLANILAIGTATPSNFFYQSDYPDYYFRLTNSEHMVNLKQKFIRICDKTLIKKRHFFFTEEILKENPNICEYMAPSLNARHDLVVTELPKLGMEAATIAIEEWGLPKSKITHLIFCTTSCVDMPGADYYLTKLLELSPSVKRFMMYHQACCGGGMAIPLAKDLCENNKGSRVLVVCAEITAILFHGPNENDLDSLVGQALFSNGASAIIMGSDPDLSMEHSIFEIVTTSQTILPNTEKLLTIHLREAGLTFKLHKDIPKVISENIEDVLLHAFSPLGISDWNSLFWIVHPGGRAILDLVEQKLKLTEEKFRASRHVLSEYGNLASASVLFVIEEMRKKSIKEGKSTNGEGLDWGVLLGFGPGLTVETIVLLRSLPVSTPLSLAS